The Candidatus Hydrogenedentota bacterium genome contains the following window.
GGACACGCGGGTCGTCGCCGTGAGCGGCGTGGAGGACCTGGAGGCGGCGCTGGACGCCCTGCGCCACACGGACCGCCCCGTGGTGCTGGAGCCCCTCTTCTGCGCCCAGGGCTGCGTGAACGGCCCCGGCATGCCCGCGCCGGACAACCCCTTCGCCCGCCGCACGGCGGTGCTGGACTACGCGGGTGCCCATCCCGGGGCGGAGGCGGACCCTGCGGCCCCGGTGCCCGCCGCCGTGCGCGCCCGCGGCGCGGCGGCCCACGCGGCGGTGTCCGGACCCGGCACGGTTTTCCCCGAGGCGGAGATCGCGGGGGTGCTCAAGGCGCTGGGCAAGGAGGCGGAGGAGGACCGGCTGAACTGCGGGGCCTGCGGCTATGGTTCCTGCCGCGAGCACGCCGAGGCGGTGCTGTCGGGCATGGCCACCCCCGAAATGTGCATCCCCCACATGCGGCGGCTGGCGGAGCAGCGCGGCGACCGCATCATCGAGACAACTCCGAACGGGGTGCTCATCGTGGACAGCGAACTGAAGGTGCTGGGCGTGAACCCGGCCTTCCGGCGGCTCTTCCAGTGCGGCGACGGCGTGCTGGGCCGCCATGTGTCCTGCCTGATGGACGCGGAGCCCTTCGAGCGGGTGCTGGCCTCCGGTGAGCCCGTGGAGCAGACGGTCCGCCACGAGAACTACCACAAGGTCTGCCACGAGCTCGTCTACCCCCTCACGGAGGACTCCCAGATCGTCGGCATCTTCGTGGACATCACCCGCACCGCCGCCTCGGAGGAGTCGCTGGAGCGGCTGCGCGCCGAGACCGCCCGCAAGGCGAAGGAACTGCTCGACCACCAGCTCGGCATGGCCCAGGAGCTGGCCCGCTTCCTCGGCGCGAGCACCGCCCAGAGCGAGGAGCTGGTGCGCCACCTCATGACCCTCGCCGGGGCGCGGCGGGACACCGAAGGCGGCGCCTGACATGCCCTACCTGCACGCGGACATCTTCCCCCGCCAGATTCCGAAGACCCCCGGCGGGGTCTGCGGCGATGTCGTGGAGTGTTTCCGCGCCCCGGAGGCCGCCTGGGTGGTCTGCGCCGACGGCATGGGCTCGGGCGCGCGCGCGAACATCTCGGCGAACTTCTGCGCCTCCCTGCTGAAGGGCCACCTGCTGGCCGGATGGTCCCTCCGCGACGCCTTCCGCTCGGCCGCCGCGGCCATGGACGCCGCCCGGCGGCCCGGCCTCCCCTACGCCGCCTTCTCCGTGGCCCGCCTCTCCCCCGCCGGCCGCGCCACCGTGCTCACCTATGACGCGCCCCCGCCCCTGCGCCTCTCCCCTGTCGGCGCGGAAAGCCTGCCGGTCCGGCGGCTCGACGGCGTCGAGGGCGCGGCGGGGGAGGCCGACTGCCGCCTCGGGCCGGGGGAGGCGCTGGTGCTGGTGTCCGACGGGGTCACCGAGGCGGGACGCGGCGCGGGGCTGCACGGCGGCTGGGGCGTCGCCGGGCTGTGCCGTTTCCTGTCTGACGCGGTGGTGCGGGGCGTGCCGCCGGCGGAGCTGTCCGGCGCGGTGTGCGCCCGCGCCGACGAACTCTGCGGCGCGGGGCCCCGCGACGACGCCACCGCGGTGGTCTGCCGCGTGCGCCGGGGCATTGTGCTGAACATCCTGACCGGCCCCCCGGCGGACTCCGCCCGGGACCGCGAGGTGGTGGGGCGCTTTCTGGGGATGGCGGGACACCGGGTAGTCAGCGGCGGCACCACGGCGTCCATTGTGGCGCGGGTGACGGGGCGCGAGCCCCGGCTGCTGCCGCGCGCGCCCGGCGCGGTGGACCCGCCCGCGTGGGCGCTGGACGGCGTGGACCTGGTGACGGAGGGCGCGGTGACCATGAACCAGGCCCACAACATCATGGACGTGCCCCCGGAGCGCCGGATCAGCCCCTCGGGCGTCTCGGAGCTGTGCGCCCTCATGGAGAACGCCGACCGCGTGAACTTCATCGTGGGCACGGCGGCGAACACGGCGTCCAACGACGTGCGCTTCCAGCAGCAGCACATCCTCCCGCGCACGGTGATCATCCCCCTGCTCCGCGAGCGCCTGGAGCGCGGGGGAAGGCTGGTCACCGTCGAGTACGTGTGACGCCGCGGGTCATTTCACAAAAACATCGTCCAGCGTCAGCTCGCGGAAGTCGCCGAAGCGCCTGAGGTCCTCCAGGGGAACCGCCGCGCGGTCGCCGACCACGGAGATGAGCTTGGGCTGCCCGGCGATGTGCTCCTGCTGGAACGCCGACACGACGTCCAGCGTCCCCTTCTCCTGGATTTCGGCGAACCACGCCTCGCGGGGGTCGGGCGCGAGGCCGCGGCGCTCCCAGTCGCGCACGGTCCGGATGATCTGCCGGAACCCGATCTTTCCGGTGCGGTAGCCGGTGATGATGGCCTCCCGGGCGGCGGCGAAGCGGTTCTCCTCCAGGGGCATGTCGTCCAGGAGGCCGGTGAAGGCGCCGAGCGCGTCCGCGGCCTTGTCGGCCTGGGTCTGGATGACCCCCATCATGAGATTCTGGTCGCGCCGGGTGCGGCCGGGGATGTAGCGCGCCCCGGCGACATAGGCCAGGCCGCGCGCCTCGCGCAGCTCCTGGAACACGATGCCCGCCATGCCGTCGGCGAAGTAGGTGTTGTAGAGCTGCACCCGCGGGCTGAGGGCGGGGTCGTAGGGAAAGCTGCCGAACTCGATCTGCACGTGGGCCTGCGCGGTGGCGTCGCGGTGGAGGAACCACACCTCGCCGCCCGCCGCGCGGCGCACCGGAAGCACGGCGGCGGGTGCCACGTCGTCAAGCAGCCCGCGCACCGGATGCGTCCGGCGGAAGATGTCCATGACCTCCGCCAGGGGGAGGGACCCCGTGTACTGGGCCGTCTGCCGGCTGGAGACCAGCCTGCGTATGACGCCCTGAAGCTCCGCCGCAGTCATCGCGCGCACGGCGTCCGACGGCGGGATGCGGAGGTAGCGGGACTGGTCGCCGTGGCGGTGGCACTGGACCAGGGCGTCGGCCATGGTCTCCATGTCCTTGCGGGCGTCCTCGCGCTGCTGGAGCACGATTTCCTTGAGCTGCCCGAGGGTTTCATCGTCCACGCGGGGCCGCCAGGCCAGGTCCATGAGCAGGGCCAGGGACTCCTCGAAATGCGCGTCCAGCCCGGAAAGGATGAAGGACGTCTCGTGCTCGCCCGCGTCCAGGTCGAAGGTGGTGCCCAGGCGGTACCAGCGCTGGCGCAGCTCCCCCGCGTCGAGGTCGCCCGCCCCGGAGCGGTCCATCAGCCGCGCGGCGAGCGCGGTGACGGGGTCTTCCACCGCGCCCCGGTCCACCGACAGGGTGAAGGTGAACACATCGTTCACGGGGTTCTGCACATGGTAGAACGTGACGCCGCGCGGGTCCTCCTTCCGCGTGTAGTCGCGGCCCGCGCGCAGGAAGGACGGCTCGATGGGTTTGGCGGGCATGGCCAGAACGTCCGCCGCAAAGGCGGAGGAGCGCGACGCGTCTATCTCCAGCTTCGGCAGGGGCGGCTTTTCCACGCGCACGGGGTCGCGGTCGGCATCCTCGCGGAAACCGGCGACATAGCCGCCGCTGAAATACTGGTTCGCCACGCGGACCACGTCGTCGCGGGTGACCTTTTCCAGCCGGGCGATCATGCCCGCGGCGTGCTCCCAGGGCTCGAGGCCGATCCAGGCGGAGCGCATGGTCCGCACCCGGTCCTCGTCGTTTTCCAGGTCGGTCTTGCGCTTGCGCTTGAAGTCGTTGACCACGGCCTCCATCAGCCAGTCCTCGAACTCCCCGCGCTTGAGCAGGCCCACCTGGTCCAGCAGCAGCCGCTCGACCTCCTCCAGGGTCTGCCCGGGCTTGGGCACGCCGTAGAGGTACTGCGCGCCGCCGTCGTTCATGGGCAGGGGGAAGGCGCCCGCCTGCTGCACGGCCTGGCGCTGGTTGAGGTTGATGTTGATCAGGCCGGCCGTCGCGTTGTCGAGGAGCATGTCGAGCATGAGCAGCGCCTCGGCGTCCGCATGGTTTCGGGGCGCGGTGCGGAAGGCGAGCAGCGCGAAGGGCTCGCCCCGGAAGGGCACGCGGACCTCCTCGCGGGCGGCGGGCGGGGGGTCGTCCCATGTGGGCCGTTCAGGCAGGTCGCGGGCCTCCCAGGGGGAGAAAAACTCGCTGACGACCGCCACGGCCTCCTCGGCCCGGAGGTCGCCGGAGAGAAAGACCGCCATGTTGTTGGGCGCGTACCAGTCGCGGTAGAACGCGTTGAGCGTGCGGATGGAGGGGTTGCGC
Protein-coding sequences here:
- a CDS encoding SpoIIE family protein phosphatase; this encodes MPYLHADIFPRQIPKTPGGVCGDVVECFRAPEAAWVVCADGMGSGARANISANFCASLLKGHLLAGWSLRDAFRSAAAAMDAARRPGLPYAAFSVARLSPAGRATVLTYDAPPPLRLSPVGAESLPVRRLDGVEGAAGEADCRLGPGEALVLVSDGVTEAGRGAGLHGGWGVAGLCRFLSDAVVRGVPPAELSGAVCARADELCGAGPRDDATAVVCRVRRGIVLNILTGPPADSARDREVVGRFLGMAGHRVVSGGTTASIVARVTGREPRLLPRAPGAVDPPAWALDGVDLVTEGAVTMNQAHNIMDVPPERRISPSGVSELCALMENADRVNFIVGTAANTASNDVRFQQQHILPRTVIIPLLRERLERGGRLVTVEYV
- a CDS encoding 4Fe-4S binding protein, coding for MPPKKWQRRPGQVVFTHTARCRDCYRCLRACPVKAIRVVDGQAYVDADRCIACGTCIRECPQHAKQYRRDLDRAERLMAGPGAKAASVAPSFAALFGPEDRDRLPAALRRLGFDHVGETAVGAFESAALTGAHVRAHPGRQTICTACPAVVAHIEQYAPDLASRLAPVASPMIAHARQLREKHGPDTRVFFFGPCVTKKAEAERPEFAGDVDCVLTFEEMLDWLSQRNIALADCPPETYDETPPGDARFFPVPGGLARTAGLATDLLDTRVVAVSGVEDLEAALDALRHTDRPVVLEPLFCAQGCVNGPGMPAPDNPFARRTAVLDYAGAHPGAEADPAAPVPAAVRARGAAAHAAVSGPGTVFPEAEIAGVLKALGKEAEEDRLNCGACGYGSCREHAEAVLSGMATPEMCIPHMRRLAEQRGDRIIETTPNGVLIVDSELKVLGVNPAFRRLFQCGDGVLGRHVSCLMDAEPFERVLASGEPVEQTVRHENYHKVCHELVYPLTEDSQIVGIFVDITRTAASEESLERLRAETARKAKELLDHQLGMAQELARFLGASTAQSEELVRHLMTLAGARRDTEGGA
- a CDS encoding insulinase family protein, with product MHGTSPAALLSGLLCVASLCPPASAGWQEIGAPVPGDPLGVRIFRLDNGLEVHISENHDTPRFYAEIAVRAGSKNDPDRTTGMAHYMEHLLFKGSERLGTADYAAEKPLLDEIEALYEERFNEKDPARRDALYRRISELSQQAARSAVPNELDRLYRALGGRALNAHTWHEEVVYKIDLPSNMLRQWAAVESDRFMHPVFRLFQTELETVYEEMNRALDNKDRAIQLAVDALLYKRHPYGQRPTLGSVEDLRNPSIRTLNAFYRDWYAPNNMAVFLSGDLRAEEAVAVVSEFFSPWEARDLPERPTWDDPPPAAREEVRVPFRGEPFALLAFRTAPRNHADAEALLMLDMLLDNATAGLININLNQRQAVQQAGAFPLPMNDGGAQYLYGVPKPGQTLEEVERLLLDQVGLLKRGEFEDWLMEAVVNDFKRKRKTDLENDEDRVRTMRSAWIGLEPWEHAAGMIARLEKVTRDDVVRVANQYFSGGYVAGFREDADRDPVRVEKPPLPKLEIDASRSSAFAADVLAMPAKPIEPSFLRAGRDYTRKEDPRGVTFYHVQNPVNDVFTFTLSVDRGAVEDPVTALAARLMDRSGAGDLDAGELRQRWYRLGTTFDLDAGEHETSFILSGLDAHFEESLALLMDLAWRPRVDDETLGQLKEIVLQQREDARKDMETMADALVQCHRHGDQSRYLRIPPSDAVRAMTAAELQGVIRRLVSSRQTAQYTGSLPLAEVMDIFRRTHPVRGLLDDVAPAAVLPVRRAAGGEVWFLHRDATAQAHVQIEFGSFPYDPALSPRVQLYNTYFADGMAGIVFQELREARGLAYVAGARYIPGRTRRDQNLMMGVIQTQADKAADALGAFTGLLDDMPLEENRFAAAREAIITGYRTGKIGFRQIIRTVRDWERRGLAPDPREAWFAEIQEKGTLDVVSAFQQEHIAGQPKLISVVGDRAAVPLEDLRRFGDFRELTLDDVFVK